The window CTTGATTAAATTTTTGTAATCCGCATTCTGCTTTTGTGAACAACAATCCTCCAAACAAAATGCGCGTGTTCATCATCGGCCTCGGCGGCGGCAGCGGCGGCGGAAAAACCACGCTTGCGCAACAGTGGATCAAGCGTTGCTCAACGCCAGTGCTTCTCCTTTCGCAAGACCGCTATTACCGCGACCAGAGCGCCCTCTCTTTGGATGAACGCCGCGAAATCAATTTCGACCATCCCGATGCGCTTGAAAACGAATTGCTCGTACAACAATTGGGCGCATTGAAACAAGGCCGTGAAATCAAAACGCCCGTTTATGATTTTGCCCTCCACACACGCGCCGGGCATGAGACCTTATCGCCCGCCGCATTGATCCTTCTCGAAGGCACGTTGATCTACGCTTTGCCGGATATCCAACCGCTGATCGACTATCGCATTTACGTCGACTGCCCGGCTGACCTACGTCTATTACGGCGCTTGCGGCGCGACATCGCCGAGCGAGACCGCACTTTTGAATTTTGCGCTCAACAATGGGAGCAAACCGTCAAACCCATGCACGAACAATTCATCGAGCCGCATAAAGCAGGCGCCGATCTGCTGCTGAATGGCGAAGACGCAATCCATGAAAATGTGAAAAGAATTCACGCAGCGGTTCAATCGTTGTCGAGCGCATCTTGAGAAAATAGGGCTTCGCGGGGTATAGTCATAAGCAATAATGTAAATGAATTCTACAAGGCGTATTGCTTACGGCAATGAAGCGAACGCGTTGCCGATGAAATGGAACCATCATGGTTGAAAAAAGTCTTGATCTAAAACTCGCGGAAATTCACGCCAACCCAAACAGCAAGGCGTTTATTATCGCCGACGCCAAAGACGCCGATATGGCCTTCGGCATCAGCAGCCCCGGCTCTCATTCGCCTGAATATCATCACGGCGAGTTGCGCTACCGCACCATTCAAGAATATCGCGACATCATGCGCCAGGTGGTGCATCAAGGCTTAGTCGATATCATGCTGATGTCGGCCAGTTCGAATGAAGTGCTGGCGATTCAAGAGAGGCTCTTCGACGCGTCGCACATCACTCCCGCCGCCCGCGCCAACGACACCAGCGAGATCCACCTGTTGCGCGGTTCATGCTATAACTCGATGGCGTCGCGCCCGTTTCGCAGCGCCACCATTGACCACATGCAATGCGGCAAACACGAATGCGCGCCCGAAGAACGCAATCAGGGCTGCAACCTGGGGCTGTATTCGATCACGCTCAATAACGATCTCGAACGCGATCTGGCGATCCTCACCGCTTACAAGAATTTTCGCATCGAAGCCGAAGCCAAAGGCTTTCGTCATTTTCTCGAAGTCTTCGATCCCAATTTGCCCAATGCGGTTGATCCCGAAAAACTGCCGGGCTTCATCAATGACGCTATCGCGCGAACCTTGGCGGGCGTCACCAAAAGCGGACTACCTATCTTTTTGAAGGTGGTCTATCACGGCCCCAAAGCGATGGAAGAACTGGTCGCGTATAATTCCGACCTGGTGATCGGCATCATGGGCGGCTCGTCGGGTACCACCCACGACGCGTTCAAGTTGATCGCCGATGCGCAGAAATACGGCGGACGGGTGGCGCTGTATGGACGCAAGATCAACAACAGCGAACACCAATTGTCGTTTATCAAATTTTTGCGATTGATCGTTGACGGCGAGATCGAACCCGCCGAAGCGGTCGCCGCTTATCACGGCGTGTTACAGGGCTTAAACATTAAACCCGAGCGCAGCCTGCA of the Candidatus Hinthialibacter antarcticus genome contains:
- the udk gene encoding uridine kinase, which encodes MRVFIIGLGGGSGGGKTTLAQQWIKRCSTPVLLLSQDRYYRDQSALSLDERREINFDHPDALENELLVQQLGALKQGREIKTPVYDFALHTRAGHETLSPAALILLEGTLIYALPDIQPLIDYRIYVDCPADLRLLRRLRRDIAERDRTFEFCAQQWEQTVKPMHEQFIEPHKAGADLLLNGEDAIHENVKRIHAAVQSLSSAS